TCCTAACCAGGAGGTGTAACATGTCCGGAAGCATCTACAAAATAATCGAGTTAGTCGGCACCAGCACCACATCATGGGAAGAGGCGGCCCGCAACGCGGTTGAAACCGCGTCCAAGACGCTCAAAGATCTGAGGGTTGCAGAAATCTCCAAATTGGACCTGACCGTTGAGGATGGAAAGGTGACCAATTACCGGGCCCGGGTAAACATTTCATTCAAATATCACGGAGAAGATTAAAGAGCGGGCGGGGACGGAAGGACGTCTTCCTGTCCCCGCTTCGGATTTCAGATACCTGCCGAATATTTGCCCTTTTCCCTCTCCCCCGTCGGGGAGGGCCGGGAGAGACCCTTGACATTTCCCCTGCCGCTACGTTTCATATTGTGGTATGGAAAGATTTGGGAAGGAATCCTATGGGGATGGGCAGTCAAAGGAGCATGACTTTTTTATGCTCGGCGTGATCCACCGGGCACCCGAAGGTCCCGCCCTTTTGGATCAATGGCTCGATGCGGTCTCACCCGCGGTAGTTACCCTTGAATTCTCCAATTATGGCAGAAGGTTTCGGGAGGAGAGGGGGCCTGCGTACAGGCAGCGCATCGAGGAGGTCCATAATAGGTTGAAAAGGGACAACCTGCCATGTTATGACAATGCGGTATCCATGGCCCTGTCTTACGTGGAGATGCCTTTCGAACTCGCGGGGGCACTGCAATATGGCCGGATACATGGGGCTCCCGTATATTTGATCGACATGGATTTTTTCTCATATCTGAGATTAAGGGAGATCGGAAAGCTTCTCGACCCGGAAAACCTGGAAAGGCTCCTCTGCGAGGAGACGAGCGAGCGAAATGGATATGAGCATATCCTGGCACGTCTTTATTTCGA
This genomic interval from Syntrophorhabdaceae bacterium contains the following:
- a CDS encoding dodecin family protein, with the translated sequence MSGSIYKIIELVGTSTTSWEEAARNAVETASKTLKDLRVAEISKLDLTVEDGKVTNYRARVNISFKYHGED